Proteins encoded together in one Ciona intestinalis unplaced genomic scaffold, KH HT000076.2, whole genome shotgun sequence window:
- the LOC113474037 gene encoding complement component C6-like isoform X2: protein MWEFCFVPLHRGTFGLSCISKRLRCNGDRDCNNFSDEENCLTIHSPCGSKKYKGIPNINRVGAGFDVTKLREESRVMNNEHYNGNCIITRSGKSGKHYRKPANVQFYRYQFQVGHSFTIKSYESSMSYFQDEQNLFKKKMDAGSSFAHLSSLFSNSSGCNSRKTKMVIDFGTNSDSKFFKISATVQVARFRIIRQNLLLSYDFEYRLKQLPEEFDYAKYIQVISDFGTHFYSSGVLGGEYEFLYRYSKKALLESGLTDSEQKHCLEQEAKVSLFGIGSGVDKYGCSTNPLSKKHQGSFTRSATNFVSDVDGGTSAKASALSFTSGKTPNKTDYDAWVKTVKDYPVVVNYMLTPISIAVPVSNYKKRANLERALILYSKEYDNTKCTGKCAHGAAVVVVNKGKLCKCLCPANYGGIDCNVRA, encoded by the exons ATGTGGGAATTCTGTTTTGTACCCCTGCACCGTGGCACATTTG GTCTAAGCTGTATTTCTAAGAGACTTCGATGCAATGGTGATAGGGACTGCAACAATTTCTCAGATGAAGAAAATTGTTTGACCATTCATTCACCTTGTGGTAGCAAAAAGTACAAAGGCATTCCAAACATAAACAGGGTTGGAGCTGG atttGATGTCACCAAATTGCGAGAAGAAAGCAGAGTTATGAATAATGAACACTATAATGGTAACTGCATTATTACAAGAAGTGGAAAATCAGGAAAACATTACAGAAAACCGGCAAACGTTCAGTTTTATCGATACCAG TTTCAAGTTGGTCACTCCTTTACGATAAAGTCATATGAATCCTCTATGAGTTATTTTCAAGatgaacaaaatttattcaaaaaaaagatGGATGCCGGTTCCTCct TTGCTCATTTATCTAGCTTGTTTTCGAATTCCTCTGGGTGCAACAGTCGCAAAACAAAAATGGTGATTGATTTTGGTACAAATTCTGATTCGAAATTTTTTAAGATATCTGCCACTGTACAAGTTGCACGATTcag gATTATTCGTCAAAATCTTTTGCTCTCGTACGATTTTGAGTACCGTTTGAAGCAACTACCAGAGGAATTCGATTatgcaaaatatattcaagTAATTTCTGACTTTGGCACCCATTTCTACTCTAGTGGTGTGCTAGGTGGAGAATATGAGTTTCTGTACCGCTACTCTAAAAAAGCTCTTCTCGAGTCAG GTCTAACAGACAGTGAGCAAAAGCACTGTTTGGAGCAGGAAGCAAAAGTGTCTTTGTTTGGCATTGGTTCTGGTGTTGATAAGTATGGTTGTTCAACAAACCCATTATCAAAGAAGCACCAAg GAAGTTTTACCCGTTCTGCTACGAACTTCGTTTCTGATGTAGATGGTGGTACATCTGCCAAAGCTTCTGCTCTGAGTTTCACTTCTGGAAAAACACCGAATAAGACTGATTATGACGCATGGGTGAAGACGGTCAAAGACTACCCAGTAGTTGTTAACTACATG cTTACCCCAATCTCAATCGCTGTGCCAGTTTCAAACTACAAGAAAAGAGCAAATCTGGAGCGTGCATTAATACTCTATTCAAAAGAGTATGACAACACCAAGTGTACGGGTAAATGTGCACATGGTGCAGCAGTGGTCGTGGTTAATAAAGGAAAGCTCTGCAAGTGTCTTTGCCCTGCCAACTATGGTGGCATTGATTGCAATGTTCGTGCATAA
- the LOC113474037 gene encoding complement component C6-like isoform X1 — protein MCYERKLLKISKQVNIEHLIEKGLSCISKRLRCNGDRDCNNFSDEENCLTIHSPCGSKKYKGIPNINRVGAGFDVTKLREESRVMNNEHYNGNCIITRSGKSGKHYRKPANVQFYRYQFQVGHSFTIKSYESSMSYFQDEQNLFKKKMDAGSSFAHLSSLFSNSSGCNSRKTKMVIDFGTNSDSKFFKISATVQVARFRIIRQNLLLSYDFEYRLKQLPEEFDYAKYIQVISDFGTHFYSSGVLGGEYEFLYRYSKKALLESGLTDSEQKHCLEQEAKVSLFGIGSGVDKYGCSTNPLSKKHQGSFTRSATNFVSDVDGGTSAKASALSFTSGKTPNKTDYDAWVKTVKDYPVVVNYMLTPISIAVPVSNYKKRANLERALILYSKEYDNTKCTGKCAHGAAVVVVNKGKLCKCLCPANYGGIDCNVRA, from the exons atgtgTTATGAGAGAAAATTACTGAAAATTAGTAAGCAAGTAAACATTGAACATTTAATAGAAAAAG GTCTAAGCTGTATTTCTAAGAGACTTCGATGCAATGGTGATAGGGACTGCAACAATTTCTCAGATGAAGAAAATTGTTTGACCATTCATTCACCTTGTGGTAGCAAAAAGTACAAAGGCATTCCAAACATAAACAGGGTTGGAGCTGG atttGATGTCACCAAATTGCGAGAAGAAAGCAGAGTTATGAATAATGAACACTATAATGGTAACTGCATTATTACAAGAAGTGGAAAATCAGGAAAACATTACAGAAAACCGGCAAACGTTCAGTTTTATCGATACCAG TTTCAAGTTGGTCACTCCTTTACGATAAAGTCATATGAATCCTCTATGAGTTATTTTCAAGatgaacaaaatttattcaaaaaaaagatGGATGCCGGTTCCTCct TTGCTCATTTATCTAGCTTGTTTTCGAATTCCTCTGGGTGCAACAGTCGCAAAACAAAAATGGTGATTGATTTTGGTACAAATTCTGATTCGAAATTTTTTAAGATATCTGCCACTGTACAAGTTGCACGATTcag gATTATTCGTCAAAATCTTTTGCTCTCGTACGATTTTGAGTACCGTTTGAAGCAACTACCAGAGGAATTCGATTatgcaaaatatattcaagTAATTTCTGACTTTGGCACCCATTTCTACTCTAGTGGTGTGCTAGGTGGAGAATATGAGTTTCTGTACCGCTACTCTAAAAAAGCTCTTCTCGAGTCAG GTCTAACAGACAGTGAGCAAAAGCACTGTTTGGAGCAGGAAGCAAAAGTGTCTTTGTTTGGCATTGGTTCTGGTGTTGATAAGTATGGTTGTTCAACAAACCCATTATCAAAGAAGCACCAAg GAAGTTTTACCCGTTCTGCTACGAACTTCGTTTCTGATGTAGATGGTGGTACATCTGCCAAAGCTTCTGCTCTGAGTTTCACTTCTGGAAAAACACCGAATAAGACTGATTATGACGCATGGGTGAAGACGGTCAAAGACTACCCAGTAGTTGTTAACTACATG cTTACCCCAATCTCAATCGCTGTGCCAGTTTCAAACTACAAGAAAAGAGCAAATCTGGAGCGTGCATTAATACTCTATTCAAAAGAGTATGACAACACCAAGTGTACGGGTAAATGTGCACATGGTGCAGCAGTGGTCGTGGTTAATAAAGGAAAGCTCTGCAAGTGTCTTTGCCCTGCCAACTATGGTGGCATTGATTGCAATGTTCGTGCATAA
- the LOC100184927 gene encoding complement component C6-like has product MKSLFAVIWVLVLVLLFCEGGEAWRRRRRRRRAPAPVHCVVSGWTFWTGCSKTCGGGQSIRTRHIVRGPAHGGRGCPGLRETRACYAQACPVPTTCQWSSWGAWSSCDPCFPGGRSRSRNVTVPAMFYGAQCSGSRALTDYSCTTGQACVEKTCPANKFTCADGLGCISERFRCNGDNDCTDFSDEEDCSNFRSPCGSRKYQGIPNIDIAGSGFDITKLREEGRIMDNERYNGRCSTVRSGDLGERFRKPANVQIYRFQVRVDSSFTTKSFESSMNYFQDERSSYERKLDASASVSYAKIFSLSAKSSGSNSGKTKMVIDYGTNSDSKFFKISSTVQVAHFRMVRRNLLLSYEFMLRLKELPDNFDYAKYAEVISDFGTHFYSRGVLGGKYEYVYRYSKKALRQSDLTDVEQQGCLVQEAKASFMGKFSVDASVGKSKCSTNQLSLKHGGSFTRAATNVVSNVVGGTSVKAAALSFFSGKTPNKSDYDEWVKTVKHNPAVIDYQLSPISSAVPLSTYNKRKNMERALVLYLKEYDFSKCTGKCAHGGAVVVVNGGKLCKCLCPANYGGIDCNVHT; this is encoded by the exons ATGAAGTCTTTGTTTGCGGTGATCTGGGTTCTAGTATTGGTATTGCTTTTCTGTGAGGGAGGTGAAGCAtggagaagaagaagaagaagacgaAGGGCTCCTGCACCTGTACATTGTGTC GTTTCTGGGTGGACTTTTTGGACTGGCTGCTCTAAAACATGTGGTGGAGGACAGTCAATTAGGACAAGGCACATCGTAAGAGGCCCAGCCCATGGGGGTCGTGGTTGTCCAGGTTTGCGTGAAACCAGAGCTTGCTACGCTCAAGCGTGTCCTGTGCCTACTACATGTCAATGGAGCTCATGGGGTGCATGGTCGAGCTGTGATCCTTGCTTTCCAGGAGGAAGG AGCCGATCTCGAAATGTAACTGTCCCAGCAATGTTCTATGGAGCGCAATGTTCTGGATCAAGAGCTCTCACAGATTATTCATGTACCACTGGACAAGCTTGCGTAGAGAAAACTTGTCCCGCCAACAAGTTTACTTGTGCTGATG GTCTTGGTTGCATTTCTGAAAGATTCCGTTGCAACGGTGACAATGATTGCACAGATTTCTCAGATGAAGAAGATTGTTCAAACTTTCGCTCACCTTGTGGAAGTCGAAAGTATCAAGGCATTCCAAACATTGATATCGCCGGATCTGG TTTCGATATCACAAAACTGCGAGAGGAAGGTAGAATCATGGACAATGAAAGATACAATGGTAGATGCTCAACTGTGAGAAGTGGTGACCTTGGCGAACGCTTTAGAAAACCAGCAAATGTTCAAATATATCGGTTTCAG GTTCGTGTTGATTCCTCATTCACCACAAAGTCCTTTGAATCATCTATGAACTACTTTCAAGATGAAAGATCATCTTATGAGCGTAAACTAGATGCCAGTGCATCAGTTTCTT ATGCAAAAATATTCAGTTTGTCAGCAAAGTCTTCTGGTTCTAACAGCGGGAAAACAAAAATGGTGATTGATTACGGTACGAATTCCGACTCAAAATTCTTCAAGATATCAAGCACTGTGCAGGTTGCACATTTCAG aatggTTCGTCGAAATCTTCTTCTTTCATACGAGTTCATGCTACGTCTAAAGGAACTTCCAGATAATTTCGATTACGCGAAATATGCTGAAGTAATCTCAGACTTTGGCACCCATTTCTACTCCAGAGGTGTTTTGGGTGGAAAATATGAGTATGTGTACCGGTACTCCAAGAAAGCACTTCGTCAATCAG ATCTCACGGATGTAGAGCAACAAGGTTGTTTAGTACAGGAAGCAAAAGCTTCTTTTATGGGCAAATTCAGTGTTGATGCCAGTGTTGGAAAATCCAAATGTTCAACAAACCAATTGTCGCTAAAACATGGAG GAAGTTTCACTCGTGCTGCTACAAACGTTGTTTCTAATGTGGTCGGTGGGACATCTGTCAAAGCTGCTGCTCTGAGTTTCTTTTCTGGAAAAACACCAAACAAGTCAGATTACGATGAATGGGTAAAGACAGTCAAACACAATCCTGCAGTAATAGATTATCAG CTTTCGCCCATATCGTCTGCTGTGCCATTGTCCACCTACAACAAAAGGAAAAACATGGAACGTGCTTTAGTTCTCTATTTGAAGGAGTATGACTTCTCCAAGTGTACGGGTAAATGTGCGCATGGAGGAGCAGTGGTCGTGGTGAATGGTGGAAAGCTCTGCAAATGTCTTTGCCCCGCCAACTATGGTGGCATTGATTGCAATGTTCACACATAG
- the LOC113474037 gene encoding complement component C6-like isoform X3, whose product MCYERKLLKISLSCISKRLRCNGDRDCNNFSDEENCLTIHSPCGSKKYKGIPNINRVGAGFDVTKLREESRVMNNEHYNGNCIITRSGKSGKHYRKPANVQFYRYQFQVGHSFTIKSYESSMSYFQDEQNLFKKKMDAGSSFAHLSSLFSNSSGCNSRKTKMVIDFGTNSDSKFFKISATVQVARFRIIRQNLLLSYDFEYRLKQLPEEFDYAKYIQVISDFGTHFYSSGVLGGEYEFLYRYSKKALLESGLTDSEQKHCLEQEAKVSLFGIGSGVDKYGCSTNPLSKKHQGSFTRSATNFVSDVDGGTSAKASALSFTSGKTPNKTDYDAWVKTVKDYPVVVNYMLTPISIAVPVSNYKKRANLERALILYSKEYDNTKCTGKCAHGAAVVVVNKGKLCKCLCPANYGGIDCNVRA is encoded by the exons atgtgTTATGAGAGAAAATTACTGAAAATTA GTCTAAGCTGTATTTCTAAGAGACTTCGATGCAATGGTGATAGGGACTGCAACAATTTCTCAGATGAAGAAAATTGTTTGACCATTCATTCACCTTGTGGTAGCAAAAAGTACAAAGGCATTCCAAACATAAACAGGGTTGGAGCTGG atttGATGTCACCAAATTGCGAGAAGAAAGCAGAGTTATGAATAATGAACACTATAATGGTAACTGCATTATTACAAGAAGTGGAAAATCAGGAAAACATTACAGAAAACCGGCAAACGTTCAGTTTTATCGATACCAG TTTCAAGTTGGTCACTCCTTTACGATAAAGTCATATGAATCCTCTATGAGTTATTTTCAAGatgaacaaaatttattcaaaaaaaagatGGATGCCGGTTCCTCct TTGCTCATTTATCTAGCTTGTTTTCGAATTCCTCTGGGTGCAACAGTCGCAAAACAAAAATGGTGATTGATTTTGGTACAAATTCTGATTCGAAATTTTTTAAGATATCTGCCACTGTACAAGTTGCACGATTcag gATTATTCGTCAAAATCTTTTGCTCTCGTACGATTTTGAGTACCGTTTGAAGCAACTACCAGAGGAATTCGATTatgcaaaatatattcaagTAATTTCTGACTTTGGCACCCATTTCTACTCTAGTGGTGTGCTAGGTGGAGAATATGAGTTTCTGTACCGCTACTCTAAAAAAGCTCTTCTCGAGTCAG GTCTAACAGACAGTGAGCAAAAGCACTGTTTGGAGCAGGAAGCAAAAGTGTCTTTGTTTGGCATTGGTTCTGGTGTTGATAAGTATGGTTGTTCAACAAACCCATTATCAAAGAAGCACCAAg GAAGTTTTACCCGTTCTGCTACGAACTTCGTTTCTGATGTAGATGGTGGTACATCTGCCAAAGCTTCTGCTCTGAGTTTCACTTCTGGAAAAACACCGAATAAGACTGATTATGACGCATGGGTGAAGACGGTCAAAGACTACCCAGTAGTTGTTAACTACATG cTTACCCCAATCTCAATCGCTGTGCCAGTTTCAAACTACAAGAAAAGAGCAAATCTGGAGCGTGCATTAATACTCTATTCAAAAGAGTATGACAACACCAAGTGTACGGGTAAATGTGCACATGGTGCAGCAGTGGTCGTGGTTAATAAAGGAAAGCTCTGCAAGTGTCTTTGCCCTGCCAACTATGGTGGCATTGATTGCAATGTTCGTGCATAA